One part of the Megalobrama amblycephala isolate DHTTF-2021 unplaced genomic scaffold, ASM1881202v1 scaffold530, whole genome shotgun sequence genome encodes these proteins:
- the LOC125261930 gene encoding G-protein coupled receptor 35-like: MNNSTVNYTTPETSTNSTTQSFGPLQILEMCLHSIIFAFGLSTHTFVTWFIMTRTASGFELEFFFLNLSVSEIGNCLNSLIRLLSFWYSGLSTLKQCLKGLAITGRPLFQCLICVERYLAVFHPVTFLKYKPLRYRVICCTAAWIIILGSCLGCMFIVSHYIVYLWFLSLQFLHFVSIQLFCLVAVLRALKQSGPGERGRERGEENHMKRRAFHIILITTVTMVIIYVPLTFTALFTILTNLIIQEVWSPSMICYVLAGFVQPVLYLHRTGKLSCLFSPNLKPANAIILLFKSRD; encoded by the coding sequence ATGAATAACTCTACAGTGAACTACACCACACCTGAAACATCTACAAACTCCACAACTCAGTCCTTTGGGCCACTGCAGATTTTGGAAATGTGTCTGCACAGCATCATTTTTGCATTTGGTCTTTCTACACACACATTTGTTACATGGTTCATCATGACAAGAACAGCAAGTGGATTTGAGTTAGAGTTCTTCTTCCTCAATCTCTCTGTTTCTGAGATTGGTAACTGTCTGAATAGTTTGATTAGACTGCTGTCATTCTGGTATTCAGGCCTCTCAACATTAAAACAGTGTTTAAAAGGACTAGCTATCACTGGCcgtcctctgtttcagtgtctgatctgtgttgagcgttacctggcagtgtttcatcctgtaacctttctgaagtacaaacctctcagatatagagtgatctgctgCACTGCGGCCTGGATAATTATTCTTGGATCCTGCTTGGGTTGCATGTTTATAGTTTCACATTACATTGTATATCTGTGGTTTCTCTCGCTGCAGTTTTTACACTTTGTCTCCATCCAATTGTTTTGTCTAgtggctgttctcagagctctgaagcagtcaggaccaggagagagagggagagagagaggggaggaaaaccacatgaagagaagagcgTTTCATATCATTCTAATAACTACTGTGACCATGGTTATCATATATGTACCACTTACTTTCACAGCGTTATTTACCATTCTGACAAATCTGATTATTCAGGAAGTTTGGTCTCCTTCTATGATTTGTTATGTGTTGGCTGGTTTTGTTCAGCCTGTTCTTTATCTGCACCGGACTGGAAAACTCTCCTGCCTCTTTTCTCCAAATCTAAAACCAGCTAATgctattattttacttttcaaaTCTAGGGATTAG